In Pseudobacter ginsenosidimutans, the following are encoded in one genomic region:
- a CDS encoding FecR family protein, with product MEASQRITWLLERYQQQSLSLEERAELMILIDQNSSREQVTGFIEQHLSIHPELLQLPAVPLSVDQLVLEGLRNQIQTVQQPDRNNRINRIVRYAAAAALLIAATCWYLWQHSAGTTSDPSAKTATIIAPAASGAMLTLSDGTSVQLDAAQNGLVAEQEGSKLQLQSGRLSYDAATASGKIVYNTLSTARGKLFQLLLPDGSKAWLNAASSITYPTAFAGNERLVSVTGEVYFEVSPSPQKPFRIRINNTTTVQVLGTSFNINAYTDEPLISATLLEGSIKIKLPQQEKLLQPGQQLQCDQQGELIAINQADISKVIAWKEGIFNFRNAGIEEVMRQISRWYDVDIVYEKGIPSIRFEGMIGRDLNLNDVLHGLKETGIHFKVEGKQLTVLP from the coding sequence ATGGAGGCATCACAAAGGATCACCTGGTTACTGGAGCGCTATCAGCAACAATCACTCAGCCTTGAAGAAAGAGCGGAGCTGATGATCCTGATTGACCAGAACAGCTCACGTGAGCAGGTAACCGGTTTCATCGAACAGCATTTGAGCATTCATCCGGAATTGCTTCAATTGCCTGCCGTTCCCTTATCAGTGGATCAGTTGGTGCTGGAAGGATTGCGCAATCAAATACAGACTGTTCAACAACCGGATCGCAATAACAGGATCAACCGCATTGTCAGATACGCGGCAGCAGCGGCGCTGCTGATTGCAGCCACCTGCTGGTATCTCTGGCAACATTCCGCCGGTACTACCAGTGATCCATCTGCAAAAACTGCCACCATCATCGCTCCTGCCGCTTCAGGAGCCATGCTCACCCTGTCTGACGGCACCAGCGTGCAACTGGATGCAGCACAGAACGGACTGGTTGCAGAACAGGAAGGAAGCAAACTGCAATTACAAAGCGGCCGGCTCAGTTATGACGCAGCAACTGCGTCCGGTAAGATCGTTTACAACACACTCAGCACCGCAAGGGGAAAACTGTTCCAGCTATTGTTGCCGGACGGTTCAAAAGCCTGGCTCAACGCTGCCTCCTCCATCACTTATCCAACAGCATTTGCAGGAAATGAGCGCCTGGTTTCTGTAACCGGTGAAGTATATTTTGAAGTATCTCCCTCCCCCCAAAAACCTTTCAGGATCAGGATCAACAACACTACAACCGTGCAGGTGCTGGGCACCAGTTTCAATATCAATGCCTATACAGACGAGCCTCTGATCAGCGCCACCTTATTGGAAGGTTCGATAAAAATAAAATTACCGCAACAGGAAAAACTGCTTCAACCAGGCCAGCAATTGCAATGCGATCAGCAGGGAGAACTGATAGCTATAAACCAGGCAGATATCAGTAAGGTGATAGCCTGGAAAGAAGGCATTTTCAATTTCAGGAATGCAGGCATAGAGGAAGTGATGCGGCAGATCTCAAGATGGTACGATGTAGATATCGTGTATGAAAAAGGAATTCCCTCCATACGCTTCGAGGGGATGATCGGTCGAGACCTGAACCTGAACGATGTACTGCATGGACTGAAAGAAACCGGTATCCATTTCAAAGTAGAAGGAAAACAATTGACAGTACTGCCATAA
- a CDS encoding RNA polymerase sigma factor: protein MNTAEPNTEQELLRLVAEGHQHAFEKLYHRYKQYIFHSSLSILKSTAAAQDSLQDIFIKIWVNRESLHQMDHFTAWLNTIMRNHLYNKLRQQAQQEKYLAYAMHEKPDTFSEATYNEAELKELTILVADAKKKLSPQQQKVFELSRIQGLKHREIAEAMNISQETVKKYIMDAMKQVRDYLRQHGRQVSVILLLQLLNP, encoded by the coding sequence TTGAACACTGCTGAACCCAATACAGAACAGGAACTGCTGAGGCTGGTTGCCGAAGGCCACCAGCATGCATTTGAGAAATTGTACCACCGGTACAAACAATATATCTTTCACAGTTCATTGTCCATTCTTAAATCAACCGCTGCTGCGCAGGACAGTCTTCAGGATATCTTTATCAAGATCTGGGTGAACAGGGAAAGCCTGCACCAGATGGATCATTTCACTGCCTGGCTCAATACCATCATGCGCAACCACCTCTACAACAAACTGAGGCAACAGGCGCAACAGGAAAAATACCTTGCCTATGCAATGCATGAAAAGCCGGATACATTCTCCGAAGCCACTTATAATGAAGCTGAACTGAAAGAACTGACAATCCTGGTTGCCGATGCAAAGAAAAAACTGAGTCCACAGCAACAAAAAGTTTTTGAACTGAGCAGGATCCAGGGATTGAAACATCGCGAGATCGCGGAAGCGATGAATATTTCCCAGGAAACGGTAAAGAAATATATCATGGATGCCATGAAACAGGTCAGGGATTATCTCCGGCAGCATGGCCGGCAGGTTTCCGTGATCCTGCTCCTGCAATTGTTGAATCCCTGA